A stretch of DNA from Streptomyces gobiensis:
GGCCTGTCCGGGCCCCTGATGCCGCGCGGGCGTCACCGCGCCCCCAGCGGCGGCGCGGGCTGCCCCGGATAGTCGGCCGGGGGCTTGAGGCGCTGGCCGGGCTGGCCGCCCAGCTCGTATTTGAGGAGCTTCTTCGCCTTCTCGGGGTCCGTCTCGCCCTCGCCGTACGCGGGGCAGAGGTGCGCTATCGGGCAGGCTCCGCAGGCGGGCTTACGGGAGTGGCATACCCGCCGACCGTGGAAGATCGTCCGGTGCGAGAACATCGTCCACTCACTCTTGGGGAGGATTTCCGCGATCTCCGCCTCGATTTTGTCCGGATCGGTCTGGTCGGTCAGGCCCCAGCGCCGCACCAGCCGTCCGAAGTGGGTATCCACGGTCAGGCCCGGCACCCCGAAGGCGTTGCCCAGCACTACGAAGGCTGTCTTACGGCCCACCCCGGGCAGGCTGACCAGGTCTTCCAGACGGCCGGGCACCTCGCCGCCGAAGTTGTCCCGCAGCGCCGCTGAGAGGCCGAGCAGCGACTTGGTCTTGTTGCGGAAGAAGCCGGTCGGGCGGATCAGCTCCTCCAGCTCCTCGGGGTTGGCCGCCGCCATGTCCTCGGGGGTGGGGTAGGCGGCAAAAACTGCGGGCGTGGTCTGGTTGACCCGTAGATCTGTGGTCTGGGCGGAGAGCACGGTCGCTACGAGCAGCTGGAACGGGTTCTCAAAGTCCAGCTCGGGGTGTGCGTAGTAGTAGACCTCGGCCAGCTCGCGGTTGATACGCCGCGCCCGGCGGACCAGCGCGAGCCGCGACTCAGGCTTGGCAATTTTGACCCCTTTTGTCGCTTTCGCCTTCTTGGTGGACGCCTGTTCGCCCACAGCGGAATCTCGGGATGCCGTCACCCGCCTGACCCCCTTTCCATGTGCTCTCACCGGGGTATTGGACACTCGGCCAGCGTAAGGGGGACCGCCGACATTCGCCCCGCTCATGGGTGATTCACAGCTCGATAGGCCCCCTGCCGTACGCCACCCGCGTGGAGTGCGTCAAACTTGTGACTGATCGCACTGTTTCAAACGTCCGGCATTATGGGGGCCACACCCCATGGGCACGGTCGACAAGGAGAGAACTCGTGGACGACGTTCTGCGGCGCGCCCCGCTCTTCGCGGCGCTCGATGAGGAGCAGGCCGCTGAGCTGCGTGCCTCCATGACCGAGACAACACTGGCCCGCGGTGAGGCCCTGTTCCACGAAGGCGACCCCGGCGACCGCCTCTATGTGGTGACCGAGGGAAAGGTGAAGCTGCACCGCACCTCACCCGACGGCCGGGAGAACATGCTGGCCGTCCTGGGCCCCGGCGAGCTCATCGGTGAGCTCTCCCTGTTCGACCCGGGCCCGCGTACGGCGACGGCCTCCGCGCTCACCGAGGTCAAGCTCCTCGGGCTGGGCCACGGTGATCTGCAGCCCTGGCTGAACGTACGCCCGGAGGTCGCCACGGCGCTGCTGCGCGCTGTCGCCCGGCGGCTGCGCCGGACCAATGACTCCATGTCCGACCTGGTCTTCTCCGATGTTCCGGGCCGGGTCGCCAAGGCTCTGCTCGACCTGTCCCGCCGGTTCGGCGTCCAGTCCGAAGAGGGCATCCACGTCGTCCATGACCTCACCCAGGAGGAGCTGGCCCAGCTGGTCGGTGCCTCCCGGGAGACCGTCAACAAGGCCCTGGCCGACTTCGCGGGCCGTGGCTGGCTCCGGCTGGAGGCCCGTGCGGTGATCCTGCTGGATGTGGAGCGGCTGGCCAAGCGCAGCCGCTGAAGCACCGCCTCAGAACCGCGTGCACAGCTTCCGCCAGGCCGCCCAGTCCGAGGGCGCCCAGTCCCGAGGGCAGCGCGGACAAGGGGCGTCTGCCAGGTCGGCTGAGCCGGTCAGAGGATCCCGTCAGACGAGCCCGTCAGACGAGCCCGTGCTCGCGCAGATATTCCAGCTGTGCGCGTACCGACAGCTCGGCTGCGGGCCACAGGCTGCGGTCCACGTCCGCATAGACATGGGCGACCACCTCGGGCGGCGTGCGGTAACCCCTCTCCACCGCCGTCTCGATCTGGGCGAGCCGGTTCGCGCGGTGCACCAGGTAGTAGTCGATCGCGCCCTGGGCATCGGCCAGCACCGGCCCGTGTCCGGGCAGCACCGTCCGTACGCCGTCGTCCACGGTCAGCGAGCGCAGCCGCCGCAGCGAGTCAAGGTATTCGCCCAGTCGCCCATCAGGATGGGCGACCACTGTGGTGCCGCGGCCCAGCACCGTATCGCCGGTCAGCACGGCCCGGTCCGCCGGCAGATGGAAACAGAGCGAGTCCTCGGTGTGCCCCGGTGTGGGCACCACCCGCAGCTCCAGACCACCCGTGGTCACCACATCACCCGCAGCCAGGCCTTCGCCGCCGAGCCGTAGCGCGGGGTCCAGCGCCCGTACGTTCGCACCCGTCAACTCCGCGAAGCGGGCCGCGCCTTCGGCGTGGTCCGGGTGGCCGTGGGTCAGCAACGTAAGCCCGACCCGTCGGCCCGCCCGCTCGACGGTGTCGATGACATTCCGCAGATGCCCCTCATCCAGCGGACCCGGATCGATAACAACCGCGAGCCTGGAGTCCGGCTCGGCGACGATCCAGGTATTGGTGCCGTCCAGCGTCATCGGCGAGGCGTTGGGCGCCAGCACACACTCGGCCCGCTCGGAGGCGGGTCCGCTGATCGTGCCGCCACGCGGCTGCCCGGGAAGGGCGGCGGCGTTCGTCATTCTGTGCAGATCCTTTTCTCGAACTCATCGTGGCCCGGCCAGCTCAGCACGATCTGCTCACCTTCCAGCCGCGCCCGCGCCTGTACGGGCGTCAGGTCCTGTCGTCCAGCGGCGGCCAGCGCCCCCGTCGCGCTGTGGTGCGGCGCCAGCTCACGCAGGGTGGCGATCGTCGGCGGCATCATCAGCAGCTCGCCCCTGTCATAGCCCGCCGCCGCGTCCGCAGGCCTTGTCCACACTGTACGGTCCGCCTCCGTCGACGCGTTCCGGGTGCGCTGTCCCTGGGGCAGGGCGGCGACAAAGAACCAGGTGTCATAGCGCCGCTCCTCAAACTCCGGCGTAATCCAGCGTGCCCAGGCACCCAGCAGATCACTGCGCAGCACCAGGGACCGCCGCGCCAGAAAATCCGCGAAGGGCAGCTCACGGCGCACCAACGCGGCCCGGTCGGCCTCCCACCCCGCACCGGTCGTATCGGCGATCACGGAATCCACGTCCTCCCCGGCGAGCAGCACCCCCGCCTCCTCGAACGTCTCCCGGACGGCCGCGCACACAATGGCCTGCGCCTCCGCCGCCGTATCGACCCCGAGCCGCCCGGCCCACTCCTCCCGGGACGGCCCGGCCCACCCCACCGCACCCTCATCGCGCGGATCGACGGCGCCGCCGGGATACGCGTAGGCACCCCCGGCAAAGGCCATGGAAGCCCGCCGCCGCAGCATATGAACGGACGCTCCGCCCACCTCATCCCGCAGCAGCATGACGGTGGCGGCCCGGCGCGGGACCACC
This window harbors:
- the nth gene encoding endonuclease III, which gives rise to MTASRDSAVGEQASTKKAKATKGVKIAKPESRLALVRRARRINRELAEVYYYAHPELDFENPFQLLVATVLSAQTTDLRVNQTTPAVFAAYPTPEDMAAANPEELEELIRPTGFFRNKTKSLLGLSAALRDNFGGEVPGRLEDLVSLPGVGRKTAFVVLGNAFGVPGLTVDTHFGRLVRRWGLTDQTDPDKIEAEIAEILPKSEWTMFSHRTIFHGRRVCHSRKPACGACPIAHLCPAYGEGETDPEKAKKLLKYELGGQPGQRLKPPADYPGQPAPPLGAR
- a CDS encoding Crp/Fnr family transcriptional regulator, translated to MDDVLRRAPLFAALDEEQAAELRASMTETTLARGEALFHEGDPGDRLYVVTEGKVKLHRTSPDGRENMLAVLGPGELIGELSLFDPGPRTATASALTEVKLLGLGHGDLQPWLNVRPEVATALLRAVARRLRRTNDSMSDLVFSDVPGRVAKALLDLSRRFGVQSEEGIHVVHDLTQEELAQLVGASRETVNKALADFAGRGWLRLEARAVILLDVERLAKRSR
- a CDS encoding MBL fold metallo-hydrolase, producing MTNAAALPGQPRGGTISGPASERAECVLAPNASPMTLDGTNTWIVAEPDSRLAVVIDPGPLDEGHLRNVIDTVERAGRRVGLTLLTHGHPDHAEGAARFAELTGANVRALDPALRLGGEGLAAGDVVTTGGLELRVVPTPGHTEDSLCFHLPADRAVLTGDTVLGRGTTVVAHPDGRLGEYLDSLRRLRSLTVDDGVRTVLPGHGPVLADAQGAIDYYLVHRANRLAQIETAVERGYRTPPEVVAHVYADVDRSLWPAAELSVRAQLEYLREHGLV
- a CDS encoding NUDIX hydrolase; the protein is MSKNGQWYPPEWPERIRALARGELTPVVPRRAATVMLLRDEVGGASVHMLRRRASMAFAGGAYAYPGGAVDPRDEGAVGWAGPSREEWAGRLGVDTAAEAQAIVCAAVRETFEEAGVLLAGEDVDSVIADTTGAGWEADRAALVRRELPFADFLARRSLVLRSDLLGAWARWITPEFEERRYDTWFFVAALPQGQRTRNASTEADRTVWTRPADAAAGYDRGELLMMPPTIATLRELAPHHSATGALAAAGRQDLTPVQARARLEGEQIVLSWPGHDEFEKRICTE